A region from the Dendropsophus ebraccatus isolate aDenEbr1 chromosome 1, aDenEbr1.pat, whole genome shotgun sequence genome encodes:
- the RHOBTB2 gene encoding rho-related BTB domain-containing protein 2 isoform X3 — MAAISQLLDTDMDYERPNVETIKCVVVGDNAVGKTRLICARACNATLTQYQLLATHVPTVWAIDQYRVCQEVLERSRDVVDDVSVSLRLWDTFGDHHKDRRFAYGRSDVVVLCFSIANPNSLQHVQTMWYPEIKHFCPRAPVILVGCQLDLRYADLEAVNRARRPLARPIRPQEILPPEKGREVAKELGIPYYETSVVAQCGIKEVFDNAIRSALISRRHLQFWKSHLRSVRKPLPQAPFLPPRPPPPVIIVPDPPAQSEDHPGHLLEEASCADVVLVVQERIRIYAHRIYLSTASSKFCDLFLMEDGDPPARDPLLRASSFDACEGSGETEGGGMRTSASDGTLGREGDRDLSAWSRAFESIRSGVLEEPPGYRARRVTVVKMDSSVRSGPFRAVLKYLYTGRLDEREPELMEVAHIAELLEVFDLRMMVANILNREAFMNQEITRAFHVRRSNRIKECLAKGIFSDVTFVLDDGSIKAHKPLLISGCDWMAAMFGGPFLESSTSEVVLPYTSRGSMRAVLEYLYTGQFTSGPDLDPLDLIILANRLCLPHLVALTEKHTVSVMMDASMNNKDIDGEALMLLEAAQFHGAQQLAAWCLHHISTNYNRVCRKFPRDIKLVSPENQQTLEAQRWPPVWYLKEEDHFQRAQREREKETALHQKRQPKRRWLFWNSSSTSSPTSSTTSSSAVG, encoded by the exons ATCCCAGCTGCTGGACACTGATATGGATTATGAGCGTCCCAATGTTGAGACGATAAAATGTGTGGTGGTCGGAGACAACGCCGTCGGGAAGACTCGCCTGATCTGTGCACGGGCTTGTAATGCCACCCTGACCCAGTACCAGCTTCTCGCCACACATGTGCCAACCGTCTGGGCCATCGATCAGTACCGCGTGTGCCAAGAG GTGCTTGAGCGCTCTCGTGATGTTGTAGATGATGTCAGTGTGTCATTGAGGCTTTGGGACACTTTTGGAGACCACCATAAAGACAGACGATTTGCATATGGAAG GTCAGATGTGGTCGTTCTCTGTTTTTCCATTGCGAACCCAAATTCCCTGCAGCATGTCCAAACTATGTGGTACCCGGAGATAAAGCACTTctgcccccgagcacctgtcatTCTGGTTGGATGCCAACTGGACCTTCGTTACGCAGATCTGGAAGCAGTGAACCGTGCCCGACGCCCCCTGGCCAG GCCAATACGTCCCCAGGAGATTCTTCCTCCTGAGAAAGGTCGGGAAGTAGCCAAAGAACTTGGCATTCCATATTATGAAACCAGCGTGGTGGCGCAATGCGGCATCAAGGAAGTGTTTGACAATGCAATCCGCTCAGCGCTCATATCTCGCCGCCATCTACAGTTCTGGAAGTCACACTTGAGAAGCGTGCGCAAACCTCTCCCACAAGCCCCTTTCCTTCCTCCCCGGCCCCCTCCGCCAGTTATCATAGTGCCTGATCCTCCTGCTCAGAGTGAAGATCACCCTGGACACCTTTTAGAGGAAGCATCCTGTGCCGACGTGGTGCTGGTGGTCCAAGAAAGGATTCGTATCTATGCCCACCGCATCTACCTCTCCACTGCTTCCTCCAAATTCTGTGACCTCTTCCTGATGGAGGACGGAGATCCACCAGCCAGGGATCCCCTTCTACGTGCCTCTAGCTTTGACGCTTGTGAGGGCTCGGGGGAAACGGAGGGAGGAGGAATGAGAACCTCGGCCAGTGATGGGACTTTGGGGAGGGAAGGTGATAGAGATTTGTCGGCGTGGAGCAGGGCCTTTGAAAGTATACGAAGTGGAGTTCTGGAGGAGCCCCCTGGATACAGGGCCCGAAGGGTGACGGTGGTAAAGATGGACAGCTCGGTCAGGTCCGGGCCATTCAGAGCTGTGCTGAAATATTTATACACTGGCCGACTGGACGAAAGAGAGCCTGAGCTGATGGAGGTGGCCCACATCGCTGAGCTTTTGGAGGTCTTTGACTTGCGTATGATGGTGGCAAATATCCTGAATCGAGAAGCCTTCATGAACCAAGAGATCACTAGAGCTTTCCACGTCAGAAGGAGCAACCGTATCAAGGAATGTCTAGCCAAAGGGATCTTCTCTG ATGTCACTTTTGTTTTGGATGACGGAAGTATAAAGGCCCATAAACCTCTGCTGATCTCTGGTTGTGACTGGATGGCAGCCATGTTTGGGGGACCCTTTTTGGAAAGCAGCACTTCTGAG GTAGTTCTTCCGTACACCTCTAGGGGCAGTATGCGTGCAGTGCTGGAGTATTTGTACACTGGACAGTTCACTTCAGGACCTGATCTTGACCCTCTGGACCTCATTATACTGGCAAACAGGCTGTGCCTACCACACCTTGTGGCACTAACAG AGAAACACACGGTGTCGGTCATGATGGACGCGTCTATGAATAATAAGGATATTGATGGTGAAGCACTTATGTTACTGGAAGCTGCTCAG TTTCATGGTGCCCAGCAGCTGGCTGCCTGGTGTTTACATCACATCTCTACAAATTATAACCGTGTGTGCAGGAAATTCCCGCGGGACATCAAGCTGGTGTCACCAG AGAACCAGCAGACCCTGGAGGCACAGCGTTGGCCCCCCGTCTGGTATTTGAAGGAAGAAGACCATTTCCAAAGAGCTCAGAGAGAACGTGAGAAAGAGACAGCCCTGCACCAGAAGAGACAGCCCAAGAGACGCTGGTTGTTCTGGAATAGCTCCAGCACCAGCTCTCCTACATCCTCTACAACCTCTTCCTCTGCGGTGGGCTAA
- the RHOBTB2 gene encoding rho-related BTB domain-containing protein 2 isoform X4, with the protein MDYERPNVETIKCVVVGDNAVGKTRLICARACNATLTQYQLLATHVPTVWAIDQYRVCQEVLERSRDVVDDVSVSLRLWDTFGDHHKDRRFAYGRSDVVVLCFSIANPNSLQHVQTMWYPEIKHFCPRAPVILVGCQLDLRYADLEAVNRARRPLARPIRPQEILPPEKGREVAKELGIPYYETSVVAQCGIKEVFDNAIRSALISRRHLQFWKSHLRSVRKPLPQAPFLPPRPPPPVIIVPDPPAQSEDHPGHLLEEASCADVVLVVQERIRIYAHRIYLSTASSKFCDLFLMEDGDPPARDPLLRASSFDACEGSGETEGGGMRTSASDGTLGREGDRDLSAWSRAFESIRSGVLEEPPGYRARRVTVVKMDSSVRSGPFRAVLKYLYTGRLDEREPELMEVAHIAELLEVFDLRMMVANILNREAFMNQEITRAFHVRRSNRIKECLAKGIFSDVTFVLDDGSIKAHKPLLISGCDWMAAMFGGPFLESSTSEVVLPYTSRGSMRAVLEYLYTGQFTSGPDLDPLDLIILANRLCLPHLVALTEKHTVSVMMDASMNNKDIDGEALMLLEAAQFHGAQQLAAWCLHHISTNYNRVCRKFPRDIKLVSPENQQTLEAQRWPPVWYLKEEDHFQRAQREREKETALHQKRQPKRRWLFWNSSSTSSPTSSTTSSSAVG; encoded by the exons ATGGATTATGAGCGTCCCAATGTTGAGACGATAAAATGTGTGGTGGTCGGAGACAACGCCGTCGGGAAGACTCGCCTGATCTGTGCACGGGCTTGTAATGCCACCCTGACCCAGTACCAGCTTCTCGCCACACATGTGCCAACCGTCTGGGCCATCGATCAGTACCGCGTGTGCCAAGAG GTGCTTGAGCGCTCTCGTGATGTTGTAGATGATGTCAGTGTGTCATTGAGGCTTTGGGACACTTTTGGAGACCACCATAAAGACAGACGATTTGCATATGGAAG GTCAGATGTGGTCGTTCTCTGTTTTTCCATTGCGAACCCAAATTCCCTGCAGCATGTCCAAACTATGTGGTACCCGGAGATAAAGCACTTctgcccccgagcacctgtcatTCTGGTTGGATGCCAACTGGACCTTCGTTACGCAGATCTGGAAGCAGTGAACCGTGCCCGACGCCCCCTGGCCAG GCCAATACGTCCCCAGGAGATTCTTCCTCCTGAGAAAGGTCGGGAAGTAGCCAAAGAACTTGGCATTCCATATTATGAAACCAGCGTGGTGGCGCAATGCGGCATCAAGGAAGTGTTTGACAATGCAATCCGCTCAGCGCTCATATCTCGCCGCCATCTACAGTTCTGGAAGTCACACTTGAGAAGCGTGCGCAAACCTCTCCCACAAGCCCCTTTCCTTCCTCCCCGGCCCCCTCCGCCAGTTATCATAGTGCCTGATCCTCCTGCTCAGAGTGAAGATCACCCTGGACACCTTTTAGAGGAAGCATCCTGTGCCGACGTGGTGCTGGTGGTCCAAGAAAGGATTCGTATCTATGCCCACCGCATCTACCTCTCCACTGCTTCCTCCAAATTCTGTGACCTCTTCCTGATGGAGGACGGAGATCCACCAGCCAGGGATCCCCTTCTACGTGCCTCTAGCTTTGACGCTTGTGAGGGCTCGGGGGAAACGGAGGGAGGAGGAATGAGAACCTCGGCCAGTGATGGGACTTTGGGGAGGGAAGGTGATAGAGATTTGTCGGCGTGGAGCAGGGCCTTTGAAAGTATACGAAGTGGAGTTCTGGAGGAGCCCCCTGGATACAGGGCCCGAAGGGTGACGGTGGTAAAGATGGACAGCTCGGTCAGGTCCGGGCCATTCAGAGCTGTGCTGAAATATTTATACACTGGCCGACTGGACGAAAGAGAGCCTGAGCTGATGGAGGTGGCCCACATCGCTGAGCTTTTGGAGGTCTTTGACTTGCGTATGATGGTGGCAAATATCCTGAATCGAGAAGCCTTCATGAACCAAGAGATCACTAGAGCTTTCCACGTCAGAAGGAGCAACCGTATCAAGGAATGTCTAGCCAAAGGGATCTTCTCTG ATGTCACTTTTGTTTTGGATGACGGAAGTATAAAGGCCCATAAACCTCTGCTGATCTCTGGTTGTGACTGGATGGCAGCCATGTTTGGGGGACCCTTTTTGGAAAGCAGCACTTCTGAG GTAGTTCTTCCGTACACCTCTAGGGGCAGTATGCGTGCAGTGCTGGAGTATTTGTACACTGGACAGTTCACTTCAGGACCTGATCTTGACCCTCTGGACCTCATTATACTGGCAAACAGGCTGTGCCTACCACACCTTGTGGCACTAACAG AGAAACACACGGTGTCGGTCATGATGGACGCGTCTATGAATAATAAGGATATTGATGGTGAAGCACTTATGTTACTGGAAGCTGCTCAG TTTCATGGTGCCCAGCAGCTGGCTGCCTGGTGTTTACATCACATCTCTACAAATTATAACCGTGTGTGCAGGAAATTCCCGCGGGACATCAAGCTGGTGTCACCAG AGAACCAGCAGACCCTGGAGGCACAGCGTTGGCCCCCCGTCTGGTATTTGAAGGAAGAAGACCATTTCCAAAGAGCTCAGAGAGAACGTGAGAAAGAGACAGCCCTGCACCAGAAGAGACAGCCCAAGAGACGCTGGTTGTTCTGGAATAGCTCCAGCACCAGCTCTCCTACATCCTCTACAACCTCTTCCTCTGCGGTGGGCTAA
- the RHOBTB2 gene encoding rho-related BTB domain-containing protein 2 isoform X1, which translates to MGTSSILSLPLQYLQYKRSQLLDTDMDYERPNVETIKCVVVGDNAVGKTRLICARACNATLTQYQLLATHVPTVWAIDQYRVCQEVLERSRDVVDDVSVSLRLWDTFGDHHKDRRFAYGRSDVVVLCFSIANPNSLQHVQTMWYPEIKHFCPRAPVILVGCQLDLRYADLEAVNRARRPLARPIRPQEILPPEKGREVAKELGIPYYETSVVAQCGIKEVFDNAIRSALISRRHLQFWKSHLRSVRKPLPQAPFLPPRPPPPVIIVPDPPAQSEDHPGHLLEEASCADVVLVVQERIRIYAHRIYLSTASSKFCDLFLMEDGDPPARDPLLRASSFDACEGSGETEGGGMRTSASDGTLGREGDRDLSAWSRAFESIRSGVLEEPPGYRARRVTVVKMDSSVRSGPFRAVLKYLYTGRLDEREPELMEVAHIAELLEVFDLRMMVANILNREAFMNQEITRAFHVRRSNRIKECLAKGIFSDVTFVLDDGSIKAHKPLLISGCDWMAAMFGGPFLESSTSEVVLPYTSRGSMRAVLEYLYTGQFTSGPDLDPLDLIILANRLCLPHLVALTEKHTVSVMMDASMNNKDIDGEALMLLEAAQFHGAQQLAAWCLHHISTNYNRVCRKFPRDIKLVSPENQQTLEAQRWPPVWYLKEEDHFQRAQREREKETALHQKRQPKRRWLFWNSSSTSSPTSSTTSSSAVG; encoded by the exons ATCCCAGCTGCTGGACACTGATATGGATTATGAGCGTCCCAATGTTGAGACGATAAAATGTGTGGTGGTCGGAGACAACGCCGTCGGGAAGACTCGCCTGATCTGTGCACGGGCTTGTAATGCCACCCTGACCCAGTACCAGCTTCTCGCCACACATGTGCCAACCGTCTGGGCCATCGATCAGTACCGCGTGTGCCAAGAG GTGCTTGAGCGCTCTCGTGATGTTGTAGATGATGTCAGTGTGTCATTGAGGCTTTGGGACACTTTTGGAGACCACCATAAAGACAGACGATTTGCATATGGAAG GTCAGATGTGGTCGTTCTCTGTTTTTCCATTGCGAACCCAAATTCCCTGCAGCATGTCCAAACTATGTGGTACCCGGAGATAAAGCACTTctgcccccgagcacctgtcatTCTGGTTGGATGCCAACTGGACCTTCGTTACGCAGATCTGGAAGCAGTGAACCGTGCCCGACGCCCCCTGGCCAG GCCAATACGTCCCCAGGAGATTCTTCCTCCTGAGAAAGGTCGGGAAGTAGCCAAAGAACTTGGCATTCCATATTATGAAACCAGCGTGGTGGCGCAATGCGGCATCAAGGAAGTGTTTGACAATGCAATCCGCTCAGCGCTCATATCTCGCCGCCATCTACAGTTCTGGAAGTCACACTTGAGAAGCGTGCGCAAACCTCTCCCACAAGCCCCTTTCCTTCCTCCCCGGCCCCCTCCGCCAGTTATCATAGTGCCTGATCCTCCTGCTCAGAGTGAAGATCACCCTGGACACCTTTTAGAGGAAGCATCCTGTGCCGACGTGGTGCTGGTGGTCCAAGAAAGGATTCGTATCTATGCCCACCGCATCTACCTCTCCACTGCTTCCTCCAAATTCTGTGACCTCTTCCTGATGGAGGACGGAGATCCACCAGCCAGGGATCCCCTTCTACGTGCCTCTAGCTTTGACGCTTGTGAGGGCTCGGGGGAAACGGAGGGAGGAGGAATGAGAACCTCGGCCAGTGATGGGACTTTGGGGAGGGAAGGTGATAGAGATTTGTCGGCGTGGAGCAGGGCCTTTGAAAGTATACGAAGTGGAGTTCTGGAGGAGCCCCCTGGATACAGGGCCCGAAGGGTGACGGTGGTAAAGATGGACAGCTCGGTCAGGTCCGGGCCATTCAGAGCTGTGCTGAAATATTTATACACTGGCCGACTGGACGAAAGAGAGCCTGAGCTGATGGAGGTGGCCCACATCGCTGAGCTTTTGGAGGTCTTTGACTTGCGTATGATGGTGGCAAATATCCTGAATCGAGAAGCCTTCATGAACCAAGAGATCACTAGAGCTTTCCACGTCAGAAGGAGCAACCGTATCAAGGAATGTCTAGCCAAAGGGATCTTCTCTG ATGTCACTTTTGTTTTGGATGACGGAAGTATAAAGGCCCATAAACCTCTGCTGATCTCTGGTTGTGACTGGATGGCAGCCATGTTTGGGGGACCCTTTTTGGAAAGCAGCACTTCTGAG GTAGTTCTTCCGTACACCTCTAGGGGCAGTATGCGTGCAGTGCTGGAGTATTTGTACACTGGACAGTTCACTTCAGGACCTGATCTTGACCCTCTGGACCTCATTATACTGGCAAACAGGCTGTGCCTACCACACCTTGTGGCACTAACAG AGAAACACACGGTGTCGGTCATGATGGACGCGTCTATGAATAATAAGGATATTGATGGTGAAGCACTTATGTTACTGGAAGCTGCTCAG TTTCATGGTGCCCAGCAGCTGGCTGCCTGGTGTTTACATCACATCTCTACAAATTATAACCGTGTGTGCAGGAAATTCCCGCGGGACATCAAGCTGGTGTCACCAG AGAACCAGCAGACCCTGGAGGCACAGCGTTGGCCCCCCGTCTGGTATTTGAAGGAAGAAGACCATTTCCAAAGAGCTCAGAGAGAACGTGAGAAAGAGACAGCCCTGCACCAGAAGAGACAGCCCAAGAGACGCTGGTTGTTCTGGAATAGCTCCAGCACCAGCTCTCCTACATCCTCTACAACCTCTTCCTCTGCGGTGGGCTAA
- the RHOBTB2 gene encoding rho-related BTB domain-containing protein 2 isoform X2, with amino-acid sequence MEEGVRELMELTDFTYDESQLLDTDMDYERPNVETIKCVVVGDNAVGKTRLICARACNATLTQYQLLATHVPTVWAIDQYRVCQEVLERSRDVVDDVSVSLRLWDTFGDHHKDRRFAYGRSDVVVLCFSIANPNSLQHVQTMWYPEIKHFCPRAPVILVGCQLDLRYADLEAVNRARRPLARPIRPQEILPPEKGREVAKELGIPYYETSVVAQCGIKEVFDNAIRSALISRRHLQFWKSHLRSVRKPLPQAPFLPPRPPPPVIIVPDPPAQSEDHPGHLLEEASCADVVLVVQERIRIYAHRIYLSTASSKFCDLFLMEDGDPPARDPLLRASSFDACEGSGETEGGGMRTSASDGTLGREGDRDLSAWSRAFESIRSGVLEEPPGYRARRVTVVKMDSSVRSGPFRAVLKYLYTGRLDEREPELMEVAHIAELLEVFDLRMMVANILNREAFMNQEITRAFHVRRSNRIKECLAKGIFSDVTFVLDDGSIKAHKPLLISGCDWMAAMFGGPFLESSTSEVVLPYTSRGSMRAVLEYLYTGQFTSGPDLDPLDLIILANRLCLPHLVALTEKHTVSVMMDASMNNKDIDGEALMLLEAAQFHGAQQLAAWCLHHISTNYNRVCRKFPRDIKLVSPENQQTLEAQRWPPVWYLKEEDHFQRAQREREKETALHQKRQPKRRWLFWNSSSTSSPTSSTTSSSAVG; translated from the exons ATCCCAGCTGCTGGACACTGATATGGATTATGAGCGTCCCAATGTTGAGACGATAAAATGTGTGGTGGTCGGAGACAACGCCGTCGGGAAGACTCGCCTGATCTGTGCACGGGCTTGTAATGCCACCCTGACCCAGTACCAGCTTCTCGCCACACATGTGCCAACCGTCTGGGCCATCGATCAGTACCGCGTGTGCCAAGAG GTGCTTGAGCGCTCTCGTGATGTTGTAGATGATGTCAGTGTGTCATTGAGGCTTTGGGACACTTTTGGAGACCACCATAAAGACAGACGATTTGCATATGGAAG GTCAGATGTGGTCGTTCTCTGTTTTTCCATTGCGAACCCAAATTCCCTGCAGCATGTCCAAACTATGTGGTACCCGGAGATAAAGCACTTctgcccccgagcacctgtcatTCTGGTTGGATGCCAACTGGACCTTCGTTACGCAGATCTGGAAGCAGTGAACCGTGCCCGACGCCCCCTGGCCAG GCCAATACGTCCCCAGGAGATTCTTCCTCCTGAGAAAGGTCGGGAAGTAGCCAAAGAACTTGGCATTCCATATTATGAAACCAGCGTGGTGGCGCAATGCGGCATCAAGGAAGTGTTTGACAATGCAATCCGCTCAGCGCTCATATCTCGCCGCCATCTACAGTTCTGGAAGTCACACTTGAGAAGCGTGCGCAAACCTCTCCCACAAGCCCCTTTCCTTCCTCCCCGGCCCCCTCCGCCAGTTATCATAGTGCCTGATCCTCCTGCTCAGAGTGAAGATCACCCTGGACACCTTTTAGAGGAAGCATCCTGTGCCGACGTGGTGCTGGTGGTCCAAGAAAGGATTCGTATCTATGCCCACCGCATCTACCTCTCCACTGCTTCCTCCAAATTCTGTGACCTCTTCCTGATGGAGGACGGAGATCCACCAGCCAGGGATCCCCTTCTACGTGCCTCTAGCTTTGACGCTTGTGAGGGCTCGGGGGAAACGGAGGGAGGAGGAATGAGAACCTCGGCCAGTGATGGGACTTTGGGGAGGGAAGGTGATAGAGATTTGTCGGCGTGGAGCAGGGCCTTTGAAAGTATACGAAGTGGAGTTCTGGAGGAGCCCCCTGGATACAGGGCCCGAAGGGTGACGGTGGTAAAGATGGACAGCTCGGTCAGGTCCGGGCCATTCAGAGCTGTGCTGAAATATTTATACACTGGCCGACTGGACGAAAGAGAGCCTGAGCTGATGGAGGTGGCCCACATCGCTGAGCTTTTGGAGGTCTTTGACTTGCGTATGATGGTGGCAAATATCCTGAATCGAGAAGCCTTCATGAACCAAGAGATCACTAGAGCTTTCCACGTCAGAAGGAGCAACCGTATCAAGGAATGTCTAGCCAAAGGGATCTTCTCTG ATGTCACTTTTGTTTTGGATGACGGAAGTATAAAGGCCCATAAACCTCTGCTGATCTCTGGTTGTGACTGGATGGCAGCCATGTTTGGGGGACCCTTTTTGGAAAGCAGCACTTCTGAG GTAGTTCTTCCGTACACCTCTAGGGGCAGTATGCGTGCAGTGCTGGAGTATTTGTACACTGGACAGTTCACTTCAGGACCTGATCTTGACCCTCTGGACCTCATTATACTGGCAAACAGGCTGTGCCTACCACACCTTGTGGCACTAACAG AGAAACACACGGTGTCGGTCATGATGGACGCGTCTATGAATAATAAGGATATTGATGGTGAAGCACTTATGTTACTGGAAGCTGCTCAG TTTCATGGTGCCCAGCAGCTGGCTGCCTGGTGTTTACATCACATCTCTACAAATTATAACCGTGTGTGCAGGAAATTCCCGCGGGACATCAAGCTGGTGTCACCAG AGAACCAGCAGACCCTGGAGGCACAGCGTTGGCCCCCCGTCTGGTATTTGAAGGAAGAAGACCATTTCCAAAGAGCTCAGAGAGAACGTGAGAAAGAGACAGCCCTGCACCAGAAGAGACAGCCCAAGAGACGCTGGTTGTTCTGGAATAGCTCCAGCACCAGCTCTCCTACATCCTCTACAACCTCTTCCTCTGCGGTGGGCTAA